A single Triticum dicoccoides isolate Atlit2015 ecotype Zavitan chromosome 2A, WEW_v2.0, whole genome shotgun sequence DNA region contains:
- the LOC119359039 gene encoding L-type lectin-domain containing receptor kinase SIT2-like, whose translation MSVLLLYIFLSTAALNLPAMAAGEDEFVFSGFKGANITVDGVATVTRNGLVDLTSGQETLKGHAFYPAPLRFREESPNGNGTAVKSFSVSFVFAIYPNYRPSQGMAFFIAKSTDFSSALPTQWFGVFNSASQGNSSNHIFAVELDTVNNRDLHDIDANHVGINVNSVVSNKSTTAGFYDDETGSFNALNLTSGERLQLWVDYEREATRINVTMSPLGMAKPARPLVSAIYDLSTVITEDAFLGFGSSAGRDGSRHYILGWSFSSSGGPAPAIDIRKLPPLPRLGPKPRSKALEIVLPLATATSVLAVGVTIFLLVRRHRRYAELREDWEVEFGPHRFPYKDLYHATQGFKNKNLLGVGGFGRVYKGVLPKSKLEIAVKRVSHESKQGMKEFITEVVSIGRLQHRNLVHLLGYCRRKGQLFLVYDYMPNGSLDKYLYHRRQDDDNKLQPALNWAQRFKIIRGVASGLLYLHEEWEQVVIHRDVKASNVLLDAEMNARLGDFGLARLYDHGVDPQSTHVVGTIGYLAPELACTGKVTPLTDVFAFGIFILEVVCGQRPIKQDAREKHPMLVDRVLEHWHGGSLLDTVDVELHGEYDVNEANLALKLGLLCSHPFMDARPTMRQVMQYLDGDRTAPELSLPVDTNFEMLAAMQNEGFDPYVMSYPSSTASHGATSIVSGGR comes from the coding sequence ATGTCAGTGCTGCTTCTATACATCTTCCTCAGCACCGCAGCCCTTAACCTACCAGCCATGGCTGCCGGAGAAGATGAGTTCGTCTTCTCCGGCTTCAAGGGGGCCAACATCACCGTGGACGGCGTCGCCACGGTGACCCGGAACGGCCTTGTCGATCTGACCAGTGGCCAGGAGACTCTCAAAGGCCATGCATTCTACCCTGCTCCGCTACGGTTCCGTGAGGAGTCCCCCAACGGCAACGGCACGGCGGTGAAATCCTTCTCCGTCTCATTCGTGTTCGCCATCTACCCCAACTACCGGCCCAGCCAGGGCATGGCCTTCTTCATCGCCAAGAGCACCGACTTCTCCTCCGCCCTCCCTACGCAGTGGTTCGGCGTCTTCAACAGCGCCAGCCAGGGCAACTCCAGCAACCACATCTTCGCCGTCGAGCTGGACACCGTCAACAACAGGGACCTGCACGACATCGACGCCAACCATGTCGGGATCAACGTCAACAGCGTCGTCTCTAACAAGTCCACCACCGCCGGCTTCTACGACGACGAGACCGGCTCCTTCAACGCCTTGAACCTCACCAGCGGCGAGAGGCTGCAGCTCTGGGTAGACTACGAGAGGGAGGCGACGCGAATCAACGTGACCATGTCTCCGCTGGGCATGGCCAAGCCAGCAAGGCCGCTCGTCTCTGCCATCTACGACCTCTCGACGGTGATCACCGAGGACGCGTTCCTTGGCTTCGGCTCCTCGGCCGGCAGGGACGGCAGCCGCCACTACATACTTGGCTGGAGCTTCTCTTCATCAGGGGGGCCTGCGCCGGCCATTGACATCCGGAAACTGCCACCGTTGCCTCGTCTTGGCCCCAAGCCTCGGTCCAAGGCCCTGGAGATCGTGTTGCCATTAGCAACGGCCACTTCTGTCCTCGCCGTGGGAgtcaccattttcctgctcgtgcgAAGGCATCGGAGGTACGCCGAGCTGCGAGAAGATTGGGAGGTTGAGTTCGGGCCTCACCGGTTCCCGTACAAGGATCTCTACCATGCCACACAAGGGTTCAAGAACAAGAACCTGCTCGGGGTTGGCGGCTTCGGGAGAGTGTACAAAGGGGTGCTGCCGAAATCAAAACTTGAGATAGCCGTCAAGAGGGTGTCGCACGAGTCCAAGCAAggcatgaaggagttcatcactgaggtCGTCAGCATAGGACGGCTCCAACACCGTAATCTCGTGCACTTACTCGGCTACTGCCGGCGAAAAGGCCAACTGTTTCTGGTGTACGACTACATGCCCAACGGAAGCCTTGACAAGTACTTGTATCATCGTCGTCAGGACGATGACAACAAGCTGCAGCCTGCTCTGAACTGGGCTCAAAGGTTTAAGATCATCAGAGGCGTCGCATCTGGATTGCTCTACCTTCACGAGGAGTGGGAACAAGTTGTCATCCACAGGGATGTCAAAGCAAGCAACGTGCTCCTTGATGCTGAAATGAATGCCCGGCTAGGTGATTTTGGCCTTGCACGTTTGTACGACCATGGCGTCGATCCACAGAGCACGCATGTGGTTGGCACCATAGGATACCTAGCTCCCGAGCTAGCATGCACCGGAAAGGTAACCCCTCTTACCGATGTGTTTGCGTTTGGCATATTCATCCTTGAAGTCGTCTGTGGACAACGGCCAATCAAGCAAGATGCACGAGAAAAACATCCCATGTTAGTTGATCGGGTTCTTGAGCATTGGCACGGTGGATCACTCCTCGACACGGTGGACGTTGAACTCCATGGCGAGTATGATGTAAATGAGGCAAACTTAGCACTCAAGCTTGGACTATTGTGCTCGCACCCATTCATGGACGCTAGGCCTACCATGCGCCAAGTAATGCAGTACCTTGACGGTGACCGCACAGCACCAGAGCTATCATTACCAGTGGacaccaacttcgagatgctcgctGCAATGCAAAACGAAGGTTTTGACCCGTACGTCATGTCATATCCTTCTTCCACTGCAAGCCATGGCGCAACATCCATTGTCTCAGGTGGAAGATGA